Proteins from a genomic interval of Streptomyces fodineus:
- the melC2 gene encoding tyrosinase MelC2 encodes MTVRKNQATLTADEKKRFVDAVLALKRSGRYDEFVRTHNAFIMADTDTGERTGHRSPSFLPWHRRFLLDFEQALQSVDSSVALPYWDWSTDRTVRAALWAPDFLGGTGRSTDGRVLDGPFAASAGNWPMTIRVDGRPFLRRSLGTAVRELPTRAEVESVLSISTYDMAPYNSASDGFRNNLEGWRGVNLHNRVHVWVGGHMATGVSPNDPVFWLHHAFVDKLWAEWQRRHPDAAYVPAGGTPDVVDLNDTMKPWNDVRPADLLDHTKYYTFDS; translated from the coding sequence ATGACCGTACGCAAGAACCAGGCCACGCTGACCGCCGACGAGAAGAAGCGTTTCGTCGACGCCGTCCTCGCACTCAAGCGCAGCGGACGCTACGACGAGTTCGTCCGCACGCACAACGCCTTCATCATGGCGGACACCGACACCGGCGAGCGGACCGGCCACCGCTCCCCCTCCTTCCTGCCCTGGCACCGCAGATTCCTGCTCGACTTCGAACAGGCGCTGCAGTCGGTGGACTCCTCGGTCGCGCTGCCGTACTGGGACTGGAGCACCGACCGCACGGTGCGTGCCGCGCTGTGGGCGCCGGACTTCCTCGGCGGCACGGGGCGCAGCACGGACGGCCGGGTGCTGGACGGCCCGTTCGCCGCCTCGGCCGGCAACTGGCCGATGACCATACGGGTGGACGGCCGTCCGTTCCTGCGTCGCTCGCTGGGCACGGCCGTGCGCGAGCTGCCGACGCGCGCGGAGGTGGAGTCGGTGCTGTCCATATCGACGTACGACATGGCGCCGTACAACAGCGCCTCGGACGGCTTCCGCAACAACCTGGAGGGGTGGCGCGGGGTCAATCTGCACAACCGGGTCCATGTCTGGGTCGGCGGCCACATGGCCACCGGGGTCTCCCCCAACGACCCGGTGTTCTGGCTGCACCACGCCTTCGTCGACAAACTGTGGGCCGAGTGGCAGCGGCGGCACCCGGACGCGGCGTATGTGCCGGCCGGCGGCACGCCGGACGTCGTCGACCTGAACGACACGATGAAACCGTGGAACGACGTGCGTCCGGCGGATCTGCTGGACCACACGAAGTACTACACCTTCGACAGCTGA
- the melC1 gene encoding apotyrosinase chaperone MelC1, producing the protein MPDITRRRALTATAALAATATVTALAAPAASAAGHDRSMPMPGTFDEVYHGRRIQGRPMGAGGHHHEHGGGYEVLVDGVQLHVMRNADGSWISVVSHYDPVPTPRAAARAAVDELQGAPLLPFPAN; encoded by the coding sequence ATGCCCGACATCACCCGGCGCCGCGCGCTCACCGCGACGGCGGCCCTCGCCGCGACGGCCACCGTCACCGCCCTCGCGGCACCCGCGGCCTCGGCCGCCGGCCACGACCGCTCCATGCCGATGCCGGGCACCTTCGACGAGGTCTACCACGGCCGCCGGATACAGGGCCGTCCGATGGGCGCGGGCGGCCACCACCACGAACACGGCGGCGGCTACGAGGTGTTGGTCGACGGCGTGCAGCTGCACGTGATGCGCAACGCCGACGGCAGCTGGATCAGCGTCGTCAGCCACTACGACCCGGTGCCCACCCCGCGCGCCGCCGCCCGGGCGGCCGTGGACGAGCTGCAGGGCGCCCCGTTACTGCCCTTCCCCGCCAACTGA
- a CDS encoding lipase family protein → MAVPASFDQTPSGYSLQRAYWLARAADLAYKDRPAIEEQAAQWGFGQVRHHETRFTPPFPLQDAQAYTMAGDRMIVIAFRGTEPAQIKDWLTDATTPPRPGPGGNGYVHHGFAEALESVYPAVHDTLAELRSDGQAVYFTGHSLGGALAMLAGARMYLEDPHLAADGVYTYGQPRTCDRLLAEAFHKGFGGRMYRFVNNNDIVPQLPPEPVFTHVRALRYIDSGGTLHESMPMFSALTDRAKGLTADAFAPASDGIRDHFMHNYLAALEKCLG, encoded by the coding sequence ATGGCCGTGCCCGCCTCGTTCGACCAGACCCCGTCCGGCTACAGCCTGCAACGCGCCTACTGGCTGGCTCGCGCGGCCGACCTCGCCTACAAGGACCGCCCTGCCATCGAGGAGCAGGCCGCCCAGTGGGGCTTCGGCCAGGTGCGCCATCACGAGACCCGCTTCACGCCGCCCTTCCCGCTGCAGGACGCCCAGGCGTACACCATGGCCGGCGACCGGATGATCGTCATCGCGTTCCGCGGCACCGAACCCGCCCAGATCAAGGACTGGCTCACCGACGCCACCACTCCGCCGAGGCCCGGACCGGGCGGCAACGGATACGTCCACCACGGATTCGCCGAGGCCCTGGAGTCGGTGTACCCGGCCGTCCACGACACCCTCGCCGAGCTGCGCAGCGACGGCCAGGCCGTGTACTTCACCGGGCACAGCCTGGGCGGCGCCCTGGCGATGCTGGCCGGCGCCCGGATGTATCTGGAGGACCCGCACCTGGCCGCGGACGGCGTCTACACCTACGGCCAGCCGCGCACCTGCGACCGGCTGCTCGCCGAGGCCTTCCACAAGGGATTCGGCGGCCGCATGTACCGCTTCGTCAACAACAACGACATCGTCCCCCAGCTGCCGCCCGAGCCCGTCTTCACCCATGTCCGCGCGCTGCGCTACATCGACTCCGGCGGCACGCTGCACGAGAGCATGCCGATGTTCTCGGCCCTCACCGACCGGGCCAAGGGGCTGACCGCCGATGCCTTCGCACCGGCCTCCGACGGCATCCGCGACCACTTCATGCACAACTACCTGGCGGCCCTGGAGAAGTGCCTCGGCTGA
- a CDS encoding MFS transporter has product MDQPAPIPRPPTGAPPLRDRLTIPVLASGGILMAVMQTVVVPLLPDLPRLTGASAATVSWTVTATLLSGAVLTPVLGRAGDMYGKRRVLTSALALMTLGSVLCALTSDIGVLIAARALQGAAASVVPLSISILRDELPPERRGSAVALMSSTVGIGAALGLPLAALVVQYADWHTMFWLTSALGALGVAATWWAVKESPVREPGRFDVLGALGLAAGLVCLLLGVSQGGTWGWGSARVLGLFLGAVVVLALWWWQQLRAERPLVDLRLVSRPRVGLSHVAAMLTGFAFYANSLVTAQLVQAPKATGYGLGLSIVATGVCLLPGGVTMLLFSPLSARISAARGPRITLALGAAVIACGYAVRIADSRDLWMIIVGATVVATGTTLAYSALPTLILRAVPAGQTASANGVNVLMRTIGQATSSAAVAAVLVHHSSPAGGIPIPTLHGYQLAFAMAGAVALAACAAALSIPGDGPADGPRRAAGAIRGARDEAMEGA; this is encoded by the coding sequence ATGGACCAGCCCGCCCCGATACCCCGGCCACCGACCGGCGCACCCCCGCTGCGGGACCGGCTCACGATTCCCGTGCTGGCCTCCGGCGGCATCCTCATGGCGGTCATGCAGACCGTCGTCGTCCCGCTGCTGCCGGACCTGCCCCGGCTCACCGGCGCCTCCGCCGCGACCGTCTCCTGGACGGTCACCGCCACCCTGCTCTCCGGCGCCGTCCTCACCCCGGTGCTCGGCCGGGCCGGCGACATGTACGGCAAGCGCCGGGTGCTCACCTCCGCACTCGCCCTGATGACCCTCGGCTCGGTGCTGTGCGCCCTGACCTCCGACATCGGCGTGCTCATCGCCGCCCGCGCGCTCCAGGGCGCCGCCGCCTCCGTCGTACCGCTGTCGATCAGCATCCTGCGCGACGAGCTCCCGCCGGAGCGCCGGGGTTCGGCGGTGGCGCTGATGAGTTCCACCGTCGGTATCGGCGCCGCCCTCGGTCTGCCGCTCGCCGCGCTGGTCGTCCAGTACGCCGACTGGCACACCATGTTCTGGCTGACCAGCGCCCTGGGCGCGCTGGGTGTCGCGGCGACCTGGTGGGCGGTCAAGGAGTCGCCGGTGCGCGAGCCCGGCCGGTTCGACGTGCTCGGCGCGCTCGGGCTCGCCGCCGGCCTGGTCTGCCTGTTGCTGGGTGTGTCGCAGGGCGGGACCTGGGGCTGGGGGAGTGCCCGGGTCCTCGGGCTGTTCCTCGGGGCCGTCGTCGTCCTCGCCCTGTGGTGGTGGCAGCAACTGCGCGCCGAACGGCCGCTGGTCGACCTGCGGCTGGTCTCCCGGCCGCGGGTGGGCCTGTCACATGTCGCCGCCATGCTCACCGGGTTCGCCTTCTACGCCAACTCGCTGGTCACCGCACAGCTGGTGCAGGCGCCGAAGGCCACCGGCTACGGCCTCGGCCTGTCCATCGTCGCCACCGGTGTGTGTCTGCTGCCCGGCGGCGTGACCATGCTGCTGTTCTCGCCGCTGTCGGCCCGCATCTCGGCCGCCCGCGGCCCGCGGATCACCCTCGCGCTGGGCGCCGCCGTCATCGCCTGCGGCTACGCGGTCCGTATCGCCGACAGCCGCGACCTGTGGATGATCATCGTCGGGGCCACCGTGGTGGCGACCGGCACCACGCTCGCCTACTCGGCGCTGCCCACCCTGATCCTGCGGGCCGTCCCGGCCGGCCAGACCGCCTCCGCCAACGGCGTCAACGTCCTCATGCGCACGATCGGCCAGGCCACCTCAAGCGCCGCCGTCGCCGCCGTCCTCGTCCACCACAGCAGCCCGGCCGGCGGCATCCCCATCCCCACCCTGCACGGCTACCAGCTGGCGTTCGCGATGGCGGGCGCCGTGGCCCTCGCGGCCTGCGCGGCCGCCCTGTCCATCCCCGGCGACGGCCCCGCGGACGGCCCCCGCCGCGCCGCGGGCGCCATCCGGGGCGCCCGCGACGAGGCGATGGAGGGAGCATGA
- a CDS encoding TetR family transcriptional regulator, with the protein MRGVSTPPAPSMSARRDAEATKAAILKAARHLLARHAHADITLKAVAERAGVSPPLIVKYFGNKDALFARVMSFDTDADALLDAPLADLGRHMARHVLASQRERGADPLLRIAFAPLHGDHGDVLRANFRAQVTERLAARLTGPDAGLRAELAVAALVGLGVMYGIARGPHLRESDVDTIADRYGPLVQGQLTPGS; encoded by the coding sequence ATGAGGGGCGTGAGCACTCCACCCGCACCGAGCATGTCCGCGCGCCGTGACGCCGAGGCCACCAAGGCGGCCATCCTCAAAGCGGCCCGCCACCTCCTCGCCCGGCACGCGCACGCCGACATCACGCTCAAGGCGGTCGCCGAACGGGCCGGTGTCAGCCCGCCGTTGATCGTGAAGTACTTCGGCAACAAGGACGCCCTGTTCGCCCGCGTGATGTCCTTCGACACCGACGCCGACGCCCTGCTGGACGCACCGCTCGCCGACCTCGGCCGGCACATGGCCCGGCACGTCCTGGCCAGCCAGCGCGAGCGCGGCGCCGACCCGCTGCTGCGCATCGCCTTCGCCCCGCTGCACGGCGACCACGGCGACGTCCTGCGCGCCAACTTCCGCGCCCAGGTGACCGAACGCCTCGCCGCCCGGCTCACCGGCCCCGACGCCGGCCTGCGCGCCGAACTCGCCGTCGCCGCGCTCGTCGGCCTCGGCGTGATGTACGGCATCGCACGCGGCCCGCACCTGCGCGAGAGCGACGTCGACACCATCGCCGACCGCTACGGGCCGCTCGTACAGGGCCAGTTGACCCCCGGGAGCTGA
- a CDS encoding LysR family transcriptional regulator, producing the protein MDVPAAAPDLDLRLVRYFTVVAEHRHFGRAATALHITQPSLSRQVRRLEQVLGARLLDRTPQGTRLTEAGEAFLPRAKALLRTAAQAAAVARAAAEPSRITIGYTTGVYVTSAVRALRRRFPDAEVRTTHLRGTQARQALLDHHVDALVARLPFATEGLRVTVLYDEPRVVVVPIHHRLAGKESVTVDDIADEPLPRVGDRLRDAFWRIDPRPDGCPAPDGPYVGDFEDKFELVASGQALAITAGVAGIPLRPGLTAIPLHGVAPSQVALATRAGDNGRLLTAFRTSAQALLTGPRTGG; encoded by the coding sequence ATGGACGTCCCAGCAGCCGCCCCGGACCTCGACCTGAGGCTGGTGCGGTACTTCACCGTCGTCGCCGAGCACCGGCACTTCGGGCGCGCCGCCACCGCGCTGCACATCACCCAGCCGTCCCTGAGCCGCCAGGTGCGGCGGCTGGAGCAGGTGCTCGGCGCCCGGCTGCTCGACCGTACGCCGCAGGGCACCCGGCTCACCGAGGCGGGCGAGGCCTTCCTGCCGCGCGCGAAGGCCCTGCTGCGCACCGCGGCACAGGCGGCCGCGGTGGCCCGGGCCGCCGCCGAGCCCAGCCGGATCACCATCGGGTACACCACCGGTGTCTACGTCACCTCGGCCGTGCGCGCCCTGCGCCGCAGGTTTCCGGACGCCGAGGTGCGGACCACGCACCTGCGTGGGACTCAGGCGCGCCAGGCGCTGCTCGACCACCACGTGGACGCGCTCGTGGCCCGGCTGCCCTTCGCGACGGAGGGCCTGCGGGTCACGGTGCTGTACGACGAGCCGCGCGTCGTCGTGGTCCCCATCCACCACCGGCTGGCCGGCAAGGAGTCGGTCACCGTGGACGACATCGCCGACGAGCCGCTCCCACGGGTCGGGGACCGGCTCAGGGACGCGTTCTGGCGCATCGACCCGCGCCCCGACGGGTGCCCGGCTCCCGACGGCCCGTACGTCGGCGACTTCGAGGACAAGTTCGAACTCGTCGCCTCCGGCCAGGCGCTGGCGATCACCGCGGGCGTCGCGGGCATCCCCCTGCGCCCCGGCCTGACCGCGATCCCGCTGCACGGCGTCGCGCCGAGCCAGGTCGCCCTGGCGACCCGCGCCGGCGACAACGGCCGGCTGCTCACGGCCTTCCGCACGTCGGCGCAGGCACTGCTCACCGGCCCCCGGACCGGCGGGTGA
- a CDS encoding SDR family oxidoreductase, whose translation MRVFVTGATGFIGSALVPELTGAGHEVVGLARSDDGADALRAAGAEVHRGGLHDPEGLARASARADGVIHLAAVYNTPDLHTAGAVQLRAIEAIGAALAGSERPFVVTSGTVIAPAGRLATEEDGPAPGTHRTPAEEATVALAERGVRSSLVRLAPSVHGRGDHGYVPRLIAIAREKGVAAYVGDGTNRWPGVHRLDAARLFRLALEKAPAGTRLHGADEEGVPFRAIAEVIGRHLAVPVTGIAPEEAGEHFGFLGRWAAVDNPTSSALTRTLLGWEPREPGLLADLDEGHYFQA comes from the coding sequence ATGCGTGTTTTCGTCACCGGTGCCACCGGGTTCATCGGCTCCGCCCTCGTTCCGGAACTGACCGGCGCGGGCCACGAGGTCGTCGGCCTCGCCCGCTCGGACGACGGCGCGGACGCCCTGCGGGCGGCCGGGGCCGAGGTCCACCGGGGCGGCCTGCACGACCCCGAGGGCCTGGCCCGCGCGTCGGCCCGGGCCGACGGTGTCATCCACCTCGCCGCCGTGTACAACACCCCTGACCTCCACACCGCCGGAGCCGTCCAGCTCAGGGCCATCGAGGCGATCGGCGCCGCCCTGGCGGGCTCGGAGCGGCCTTTCGTGGTCACCTCGGGCACGGTGATCGCCCCGGCGGGCCGTCTCGCCACCGAGGAGGACGGGCCCGCACCGGGCACCCACCGGACCCCCGCCGAGGAGGCGACCGTCGCCCTGGCCGAACGCGGTGTGCGCAGCTCACTGGTCCGGCTCGCGCCCTCGGTGCACGGCCGCGGCGACCACGGCTATGTGCCGCGTCTGATCGCGATCGCCCGGGAGAAGGGCGTGGCGGCGTACGTCGGTGACGGCACCAACCGCTGGCCCGGCGTGCACCGTCTCGACGCGGCCCGCCTGTTCCGGCTGGCCCTGGAGAAGGCCCCGGCGGGCACCCGGCTGCACGGCGCGGACGAGGAAGGGGTGCCGTTCCGTGCCATCGCCGAGGTCATCGGCCGCCACCTGGCCGTCCCGGTCACCGGGATCGCTCCCGAGGAGGCCGGCGAACACTTCGGCTTCCTCGGCCGCTGGGCCGCGGTCGACAACCCCACGTCGAGCGCGCTGACCCGCACGCTGCTCGGTTGGGAGCCGCGCGAGCCGGGACTCCTCGCGGACCTCGACGAGGGGCACTACTTCCAGGCCTGA